Proteins encoded together in one Calditrichota bacterium window:
- a CDS encoding S8 family serine peptidase — protein sequence MKLFACIGCLLIVQSAMGQTLTEIAARDVLVKFNQLPRTLDAAEFPNSEQILSVKRALPASERTAELAKIISLKLRTEEEAESMVAELRADPSVEWAEIRQMRYTDARATVSRMRYPLDSPPNDPFYSQQWWLDQIEAPAAWDIVEPESSIVLAIVDDGVYFGLSELAEARWENLAEVNGLPNVDDDGNGYVDDLYGYDFMQFDGDPTPDPIDGNNSHGTHVSGIAAAARNNRIGIAGVAGGARIMGVRVGQGGTIPYGYEGVYYACRNGARAINCSWGGGSESAFEREIVHYVLEQGCVLVASAGNDGGNRPRYPAAIEGVLSVAATTAANTAASFTNFGPWVKISSPGVHILSTVVDGTYGAWQGTSMAAPIVTAVCGLVIKKHPEWSSGQVVTAVCNSADPIDEINSSYSGQLGLGRVNAYRAVSNIEIPRGLRFSGVRISEAAGDGDNRIEAGERAYLDVEATNEHGSLEGVHGTLVSELDSIVIYDQELRYRNPLPQGTWLSQSSDYRIDLPENIDRGAVLPIAIEWFDGLERVIGRATTTVLLDTTYAELETSELKFGLGENGALGYFDYVRNIPVGPGFALKSNLSNALYHGSFFLGVNGKVLDNFYGDSAGSRFDWTALPDVYAEHAESALAPQAVSTRFDDRRVPQSERLEAEIAATMLSWPEIPRGYAFDLQIVNRSSEEWTDGYCGMMMDWDLGPASRNFGGYDNTAGLLYVRSELPSLPMVGIAGLDQPLVTGFEIGNRSEFQFGGFTDARIWDIMTSGIGGFVATPRDLSHIAAVSLGHVAAGDSARKLIAVVSGYSIEEMRDILHEIRLNLGIEEIQSPREFSGNTGTSVRLSPNPTVRGQLLAISGLPQGAAKLRLYNILGQEVARLDLQVGAAGRLEFALPPLVAPGLLFYQLEHAGGKSAGKLLYLP from the coding sequence TTGAAACTCTTTGCCTGCATAGGGTGCCTGTTGATCGTGCAGTCGGCAATGGGCCAGACATTGACCGAAATTGCTGCGCGGGACGTGCTGGTGAAGTTTAATCAGCTTCCGCGAACGCTCGATGCCGCGGAGTTTCCCAATAGTGAGCAGATTTTGTCCGTGAAACGAGCACTTCCGGCTTCTGAGCGTACAGCCGAGCTGGCCAAAATCATCTCGCTGAAGCTAAGGACGGAAGAAGAAGCGGAGTCGATGGTTGCGGAGCTTCGGGCCGATCCATCTGTAGAATGGGCGGAGATTCGCCAGATGCGTTATACAGATGCACGAGCAACGGTGTCGCGCATGCGCTATCCGCTCGACTCACCTCCCAATGACCCGTTCTATTCACAGCAATGGTGGCTCGACCAGATTGAAGCCCCCGCGGCGTGGGACATTGTGGAACCCGAAAGTTCGATTGTGCTGGCGATTGTTGACGACGGAGTCTATTTCGGTTTGTCGGAATTGGCAGAAGCGCGGTGGGAAAATCTCGCAGAAGTCAACGGGTTGCCGAATGTGGACGATGACGGCAACGGCTATGTCGATGACCTGTATGGATACGATTTCATGCAGTTTGACGGAGATCCTACGCCGGACCCGATTGATGGAAACAATTCCCATGGAACGCATGTTTCTGGAATCGCCGCTGCCGCACGCAATAATCGCATTGGAATCGCCGGTGTCGCTGGCGGAGCCAGAATTATGGGCGTGCGCGTGGGACAAGGAGGGACGATTCCCTACGGCTATGAGGGAGTTTATTACGCTTGCCGCAACGGAGCAAGGGCCATAAACTGCTCGTGGGGCGGAGGCTCCGAGTCCGCGTTCGAACGCGAAATCGTACACTACGTTCTTGAACAAGGCTGCGTATTGGTTGCGTCTGCCGGCAATGATGGCGGAAATCGGCCGCGCTATCCCGCAGCGATTGAGGGAGTCTTGAGCGTGGCGGCGACAACCGCTGCAAACACAGCGGCGAGTTTTACGAATTTCGGTCCGTGGGTGAAAATCTCTTCGCCGGGCGTGCATATCTTGTCAACGGTTGTCGACGGAACTTACGGAGCGTGGCAGGGAACCAGCATGGCCGCGCCCATCGTCACGGCGGTTTGCGGTCTGGTGATTAAGAAACATCCGGAATGGAGTAGCGGTCAAGTCGTCACGGCGGTTTGCAATTCTGCCGATCCAATAGACGAGATAAACAGTTCCTATTCCGGACAATTAGGTTTGGGACGAGTCAATGCATATCGTGCGGTCTCAAACATTGAGATTCCGCGTGGACTGCGGTTCAGTGGAGTAAGGATTTCTGAAGCTGCCGGAGACGGGGACAACAGAATCGAAGCAGGCGAACGGGCCTATCTTGACGTGGAAGCGACAAATGAACACGGCAGTCTCGAAGGAGTCCACGGAACGCTTGTAAGCGAGCTTGACAGCATTGTCATTTATGATCAGGAGCTTCGCTACCGGAATCCACTGCCTCAGGGAACTTGGCTGTCACAAAGCTCTGATTATCGTATCGACCTGCCGGAAAACATTGACCGTGGCGCGGTGCTTCCAATTGCTATCGAGTGGTTTGACGGCTTGGAGCGCGTTATTGGCCGTGCCACGACGACGGTACTGCTTGACACGACGTACGCTGAGTTGGAAACTTCCGAGTTGAAATTTGGTTTGGGTGAAAACGGCGCTTTAGGATACTTTGACTATGTGCGCAATATCCCCGTCGGACCGGGCTTCGCGCTAAAGAGCAACCTAAGCAACGCACTGTATCACGGTTCATTTTTCTTAGGAGTAAACGGCAAGGTTCTTGATAATTTCTACGGAGATTCAGCAGGTTCGCGCTTCGACTGGACGGCGTTGCCGGATGTGTATGCTGAACATGCTGAGTCCGCACTGGCGCCACAAGCTGTAAGCACCCGTTTTGATGATCGACGCGTTCCGCAGTCGGAAAGACTCGAAGCGGAAATAGCGGCAACCATGCTTTCGTGGCCAGAGATTCCGCGCGGATATGCATTTGACCTCCAAATTGTCAATCGCAGCAGCGAAGAGTGGACCGACGGCTATTGCGGGATGATGATGGATTGGGATCTTGGTCCTGCCAGCCGCAACTTTGGTGGCTACGACAACACTGCGGGGTTGCTTTACGTGCGCAGCGAGTTGCCGTCTTTACCGATGGTTGGAATTGCGGGGCTTGACCAACCGCTGGTGACAGGTTTCGAAATCGGAAACCGCAGCGAGTTTCAATTCGGAGGCTTCACGGATGCTCGCATTTGGGACATCATGACTTCCGGTATAGGCGGGTTCGTTGCCACGCCGCGGGATCTTAGTCATATTGCCGCAGTTTCACTCGGGCACGTCGCAGCCGGTGACAGCGCTCGCAAACTCATTGCCGTCGTAAGCGGTTACTCAATCGAAGAAATGCGCGACATACTCCACGAGATTCGCCTCAATCTGGGAATTGAAGAGATTCAGTCTCCCCGCGAATTCTCGGGAAACACCGGCACATCAGTTCGGTTGTCACCGAATCCTACTGTCCGAGGACAGTTACTGGCGATCTCGGGGCTCCCGCAAGGGGCGGCTAAACTTAGACTTTACAATATACTTGGACAGGAAGTCGCGCGGCTTGACCTGCAAGTCGGCGCGGCGGGAAGACTTGAGTTCGCGTTGCCACCACTCGTGGCTCCGGGACTCTTGTTTTATCAATTGGAACATGCTGGCGGAAAATCCGCCGGAAAACTCCTCTACCTTCCATGA
- a CDS encoding T9SS type A sorting domain-containing protein has translation MKIKLSVLCIGLFLTLFHGTAEAQFVIDGFGISGSETVRDTLVEQGDNIYVLLTVQTPEGWTIDGAGLQDESADVATIYFYSVAVPIGNPSNSAVVDIDTETLEINQDNDPPTVSFKVRLPEVLALNLRSLQMVVSVYGRDELDSLHYSDVVTSFIDAGEYVGVDNPIDDLHASYLDVDRSANTKPTITAPLNNERVGRLFTVAYSQPLTAQRHTLTLVMLEYPYSGGPTITHRLFLTDSSAGENKELTLNSLNLGQSDGVDSISGNTSLNHLSDLDLFLFYRLAGSQGEWTDSAAVVDLRVDLLTDTPTLTEPRLGSESPIPEVRVIYRLPEPADTVQLTFTSDSLSLVEDPFSPHIITLETENNGAGEHYLVLDGGDIGENGRHVLISNNGPEDELVSQVIYNVTLSYGDELNNPQTSVTNSGYIWPEDLTTLPPRIIAPTTNTKDNSSFWVQFELPEVPLQGSVYLSFTALPEYAGSPHIIYLGGLAAGGVHSLFLNGQALDMSGPPVTSVQGGNSFVDGSRYFIRVAYQDHLGNDEAESTARLITYDNSSEPPTILSPVDGDTLTFGQLDVTYSQPEPATGGTVKITFEQTGGPEVDLFSPHILYLTDAGSGAEKTVTISPAFLESGAGVDSVHNPGTLVARGLYRMTLSYQDQLLNPAGSVFVRNLMFPSGSTVTINGSTLGTAITPGATNVPLIQFGLMSDGGSALRGLNLSVEGSVVSSDVIASRMILWSSVDSLLQTELDVPLDTLDNWYGGDMSWDSLSLELSEIERHVIVSGGFSTSANAANTLNLVLNSGTSVDCGGDPVVCTNCPVGMPDIALPVLVSSMFVEEDTTFTALVVNWIAESEHNVLGFRLWRTDDVDGTYRVVGSYSENEELYGRGNAATAKRYRIVDRNLRHDRVYTYSVDVVGMDGLSAAIGLTASGTPAQPPSDFHIQKIYPNPFNQETAIQFVVPFAETTTLIIYNILGQPVRELINAQLAPSVYRAHWNGQNDQGMTVPSGVYFVRLRAAGRFDTTQKILLIR, from the coding sequence TTGAAAATAAAGCTCTCGGTACTCTGCATAGGGTTGTTTTTGACCCTTTTTCACGGCACTGCGGAAGCGCAATTTGTCATTGACGGATTTGGCATTTCCGGCAGTGAAACGGTGCGGGATACGTTGGTTGAACAAGGCGACAATATCTACGTCCTTCTAACTGTTCAAACTCCGGAAGGCTGGACGATTGACGGCGCCGGACTGCAGGATGAAAGCGCAGACGTGGCCACAATCTACTTCTATTCGGTGGCCGTTCCCATTGGCAATCCGTCAAACTCCGCCGTGGTCGACATTGATACAGAAACTCTCGAGATTAACCAGGACAATGACCCCCCAACGGTAAGTTTCAAAGTGAGACTGCCAGAAGTGCTTGCCTTGAACTTGCGCTCTCTTCAAATGGTCGTGTCTGTATACGGACGCGATGAGCTGGATAGTCTGCACTATTCTGACGTGGTCACGAGTTTCATTGACGCCGGAGAATATGTCGGTGTCGACAATCCCATTGACGATTTGCATGCTTCTTATTTGGATGTGGACAGGTCTGCTAACACGAAACCGACGATTACCGCTCCGCTGAATAATGAGAGGGTTGGCAGGTTGTTCACAGTGGCATATTCGCAGCCGTTGACCGCGCAGCGACATACTTTGACCCTGGTGATGCTGGAATACCCGTACTCCGGCGGCCCGACTATCACGCACCGCCTCTTTCTGACTGATTCGTCGGCAGGAGAGAACAAGGAATTGACGCTCAACAGTCTCAATCTCGGGCAGTCGGATGGAGTGGACTCAATATCTGGGAATACGTCTCTGAATCACCTTTCCGATTTGGACCTATTCCTTTTCTACAGACTGGCAGGCTCCCAAGGCGAGTGGACGGACAGCGCGGCAGTCGTTGACCTGAGGGTGGATTTGCTGACCGATACACCGACATTGACCGAACCACGGTTGGGATCAGAATCGCCAATACCTGAAGTCCGGGTGATTTACAGACTACCGGAACCGGCGGACACTGTTCAGTTGACGTTCACAAGCGATTCTCTCTCATTGGTCGAGGATCCGTTTAGCCCGCATATTATTACGCTTGAAACTGAAAACAACGGCGCCGGCGAGCACTATCTTGTTTTGGACGGAGGGGACATCGGAGAAAACGGACGGCACGTTCTGATCAGCAACAACGGTCCGGAAGACGAGCTCGTTTCACAGGTTATTTACAATGTAACACTGAGCTACGGCGACGAACTGAATAATCCGCAAACGTCGGTTACGAATAGCGGCTACATTTGGCCCGAAGATTTAACCACGCTGCCGCCACGCATAATTGCTCCAACGACCAATACGAAGGACAACAGCTCCTTCTGGGTTCAGTTTGAACTTCCTGAAGTACCTCTGCAAGGCAGCGTGTATTTGTCGTTTACGGCACTCCCAGAATATGCCGGTTCGCCGCACATTATCTACCTTGGTGGTCTCGCAGCCGGAGGAGTGCATAGCTTGTTCTTGAATGGGCAGGCGCTTGATATGAGCGGACCGCCTGTCACCAGCGTTCAAGGCGGAAACTCATTCGTTGACGGATCTCGTTACTTCATTCGAGTTGCCTATCAAGATCACTTGGGCAACGACGAAGCCGAATCCACCGCGCGCTTAATTACATACGATAACTCGAGCGAACCTCCGACAATTCTATCTCCCGTCGACGGAGATACTTTGACCTTCGGACAGCTTGATGTCACGTACTCTCAGCCGGAGCCTGCGACAGGCGGAACCGTCAAGATCACATTTGAACAGACTGGCGGTCCTGAAGTAGATTTGTTCTCACCGCATATTTTGTATTTGACAGATGCCGGATCCGGCGCGGAAAAAACCGTGACTATCAGTCCCGCATTTCTGGAGTCCGGTGCGGGAGTAGACTCCGTACACAACCCGGGAACATTGGTTGCTCGCGGACTGTATCGCATGACTCTCTCCTATCAGGACCAGCTCCTGAATCCCGCGGGATCCGTGTTCGTGCGCAATCTGATGTTTCCCAGTGGTTCTACCGTGACGATCAACGGATCGACTTTGGGAACGGCAATAACTCCGGGTGCAACCAATGTTCCGTTGATACAATTCGGCTTAATGTCTGACGGAGGCAGCGCGCTGCGCGGACTGAATCTATCAGTTGAAGGGTCGGTTGTTTCTTCGGATGTCATTGCGAGCAGAATGATTCTCTGGTCCAGTGTCGACAGTCTGCTGCAAACGGAACTCGATGTACCTCTCGATACATTGGATAATTGGTACGGCGGTGACATGTCGTGGGATTCTCTTAGTCTGGAACTCAGCGAAATCGAGCGGCATGTGATTGTCAGTGGAGGCTTCTCGACAAGTGCGAATGCTGCCAATACACTAAACCTTGTTCTGAATTCCGGAACTTCTGTAGATTGCGGCGGCGATCCGGTAGTTTGCACAAACTGTCCTGTGGGAATGCCTGACATCGCACTGCCTGTCTTAGTCTCCAGCATGTTCGTTGAAGAAGATACGACGTTCACGGCCTTGGTGGTCAATTGGATTGCCGAATCAGAGCACAACGTTCTGGGATTCAGGCTGTGGCGCACAGATGACGTCGACGGAACTTACAGAGTAGTAGGCAGCTATTCCGAAAATGAAGAGCTCTACGGTCGTGGCAATGCGGCGACCGCGAAACGCTATCGTATTGTCGATAGAAACCTGCGTCACGACAGAGTGTATACGTACAGCGTCGACGTCGTCGGAATGGACGGCCTTTCGGCGGCTATCGGACTGACAGCAAGCGGAACACCAGCACAACCTCCGTCAGATTTTCACATTCAAAAGATTTACCCGAATCCTTTCAACCAAGAAACTGCGATTCAATTCGTCGTTCCTTTCGCTGAAACAACGACTCTGATTATCTACAATATCTTGGGTCAGCCTGTTCGCGAATTGATCAACGCGCAACTTGCTCCGTCCGTCTACCGGGCCCACTGGAACGGACAAAATGATCAAGGCATGACCGTTCCTTCGGGCGTCTATTTCGTTCGTCTCCGCGCAGCCGGCCGATTCGACACGACGCAGAAAATACTCCTCATTCGCTGA
- the nadB gene encoding L-aspartate oxidase — MSLLPQSVDVIIVGSGIAGLSMALHCSKFADVLLITKKNSAQSATNWAQGGIAAVTATDDDFKLHETDTMTAGAGLCVEDVVEMVVQDAPKRVDELMQLGVRFSKRDGEIELAREGGHSRARILHHKDQTGQEIESVLLSRVTEQPRVHLLEHHVMVDLLVTPRPKAEAAQKGQRCFGVYVLDSRNGAISPVTAKAVVLATGGAGMVYQHTTNPAIATGDGVAAAYRAGAVVSDMEFFQFHPTTMYDRDDSVQNHLITEALRGAGAKLRTQDGIAFMEKYDSRAELAPRDIVARAIDAELKRTGDAYVLLDCTHLDADPLRARFPYIDQSCKDKGFDFTEEPIWVVPAAHYQCGGIETDKLGRSSIQGLYAIGEVACTGLHGANRLASNSLLEAVVFAANAAENCEEWLKSCPPVPQGDPWSSEGTHSEDEAVLLKHNIDEIRRTMWSYVGIVRTTRRLKRARNRLDLLTKEIAEFYQRTQMSPELVELRNLVLVADLIVRSALDRKESRGLHYSTDYPSMDTSAAPRHSRLSRLAVLPPSSAR; from the coding sequence GTGTCTTTACTACCTCAATCCGTTGACGTAATTATCGTCGGCAGCGGCATCGCCGGTCTGTCCATGGCACTTCATTGCTCAAAATTTGCCGACGTACTTTTGATTACCAAGAAGAACTCCGCGCAGTCGGCGACAAATTGGGCGCAAGGAGGAATTGCGGCCGTGACAGCCACGGACGACGACTTCAAACTGCATGAGACCGACACAATGACGGCCGGCGCCGGGTTATGTGTTGAAGATGTGGTCGAAATGGTCGTGCAAGATGCTCCGAAGCGCGTAGACGAGCTCATGCAGCTTGGCGTAAGATTCTCAAAACGTGATGGAGAAATCGAACTCGCGCGCGAAGGCGGGCACAGTCGTGCGCGGATTCTTCATCATAAAGACCAGACGGGGCAAGAGATCGAATCGGTTCTGCTTAGTCGGGTGACCGAGCAGCCGCGAGTGCATCTTCTTGAGCACCACGTGATGGTAGACCTGCTAGTCACCCCTCGTCCAAAGGCAGAAGCGGCGCAGAAAGGTCAGCGCTGCTTTGGAGTGTATGTCCTTGATTCACGCAATGGCGCCATCTCACCGGTGACGGCAAAGGCCGTTGTGTTGGCCACGGGCGGTGCGGGTATGGTCTACCAGCATACGACCAATCCGGCCATTGCGACCGGCGACGGTGTGGCCGCAGCCTACCGAGCGGGAGCGGTGGTGTCGGACATGGAGTTCTTCCAGTTTCATCCGACGACGATGTATGACCGCGATGACAGCGTGCAGAATCACTTGATCACGGAGGCGCTGCGCGGAGCGGGTGCAAAGCTCAGAACGCAAGACGGAATTGCCTTCATGGAGAAATACGATTCGCGAGCGGAACTTGCTCCCCGCGATATCGTTGCGCGGGCAATCGACGCAGAACTGAAACGTACCGGCGATGCCTATGTCCTGCTCGATTGCACTCACTTGGATGCGGACCCTCTGCGCGCGAGATTCCCGTACATTGATCAAAGCTGTAAAGACAAAGGTTTTGATTTCACAGAGGAACCCATTTGGGTCGTTCCCGCAGCGCACTATCAGTGCGGCGGAATTGAAACGGACAAGCTCGGACGCAGTTCGATTCAGGGTTTGTATGCAATCGGCGAGGTTGCCTGCACAGGCCTTCACGGAGCCAACCGGCTTGCCTCAAACTCGCTATTGGAAGCAGTGGTATTTGCCGCTAATGCTGCTGAGAATTGCGAGGAGTGGTTAAAGTCTTGTCCCCCTGTGCCGCAAGGCGATCCTTGGTCGTCCGAGGGAACGCACTCGGAGGATGAAGCCGTTTTGTTGAAGCATAACATCGACGAAATTCGCCGAACAATGTGGAGCTATGTAGGCATCGTGCGCACGACCAGAAGGCTCAAACGAGCGCGCAACCGCCTCGACTTGTTGACAAAAGAAATTGCGGAATTCTACCAGCGGACCCAAATGAGTCCGGAACTGGTAGAACTCCGCAATCTGGTATTGGTAGCGGATTTGATCGTGCGGTCAGCGCTTGACCGTAAAGAAAGCCGCGGCCTGCACTACAGCACGGATTATCCTTCTATGGATACTTCAGCGGCTCCGCGGCATAGTCGTTTGTCGCGGCTGGCGGTTTTGCCACCGTCCTCCGCTCGTTAA
- a CDS encoding sigma-70 family RNA polymerase sigma factor, protein MSTPPTEDQDLHLVERIRAGDQQAFAELIDQYKGMVLNLVARMAGKVENAEDLAQEVFIRVWKGLHNFRGDCKLSTWIYRIALNLAIAESKTARSRSQFLDIDDPVTERGPQFVDEDENPYGQEVRLKEQMIRLLPQMAEKHRTAVVLFYLKQLSYNEISDIMDVPVGTVKSYLFRGKAWLREQMFGDSLEELE, encoded by the coding sequence GTGTCAACTCCGCCGACAGAAGATCAGGACCTTCATCTGGTAGAGCGGATCCGGGCGGGGGACCAGCAGGCATTCGCAGAACTGATTGACCAGTACAAAGGAATGGTTCTGAACCTTGTCGCACGGATGGCGGGGAAGGTCGAGAATGCGGAGGACTTGGCGCAAGAGGTCTTTATCCGGGTTTGGAAAGGTTTACATAATTTTCGTGGTGATTGTAAACTTTCGACTTGGATATATCGAATCGCCTTAAATTTGGCAATAGCGGAAAGCAAAACCGCACGGTCGAGATCTCAGTTTTTGGATATTGATGACCCGGTCACGGAGCGCGGCCCGCAGTTTGTGGATGAAGACGAGAATCCCTACGGTCAGGAAGTCCGTTTAAAGGAGCAGATGATTAGGCTGCTTCCGCAAATGGCCGAGAAACACCGCACGGCTGTAGTGCTGTTCTATTTGAAACAGCTATCATATAATGAAATATCAGATATCATGGACGTGCCTGTAGGAACGGTGAAAAGCTACCTGTTTCGCGGGAAGGCTTGGCTTAGAGAACAAATGTTCGGAGACAGTCTGGAGGAACTCGAATGA